The DNA segment CGAGACAGTTCTTCGAATAGACGGCGTGGAGTGGCTCTAGTTCGTCACCGACCCTGGGGATGACGACATCGAATCCGGTGGAGAGTTCCGTAAGGTGGCGAAGCAGGGCGACATTAAGGAGGGGCATGTCACATCCCACCACCAGGGCATGGTGGGATGATACCTCTTTAAGGCCGGAGTATATGCCCACCAGGTTGCCTTTGCCCGGGTAGCTATCAGTAACCATTTTTACACCGAGGTCTGGGAGCTGACCGCTTGATGAGGTGACCACGATAATATCATTTCCCAACAGGGAAAGCCTTTCCATGACCCGCTCGATGAGGCAGTGGCCGCTGATTTCC comes from the Dehalococcoidia bacterium genome and includes:
- a CDS encoding molybdenum cofactor guanylyltransferase: MVMTSIVLAGGKSLRLGRNKALEEISGHCLIERVMERLSLLGNDIIVVTSSSGQLPDLGVKMVTDSYPGKGNLVGIYSGLKEVSSHHALVVGCDMPLLNVALLRHLTELSTGFDVVIPRVGDELEPLHAVYSKNCLAPIEATLGEGKFRITDFFPAVRVRYVESVEIDRFDPRHLSFFNINSEADLERAQALIGRENP